ACGTGCTGCTACCAAACGACAAACCTGTCATGATTGACTTTGGAGGCGCAAAATACGGGTACATGCAACTCCCCTTAACCTTTGGCGACACTGTGGTTGGCACCCCCGGATGGACTGCGCCTGAACAAATGCATGGGATAACCGCACCCAGATGCGACCTTTACGGTGTAGGTGCCATCATGTTTTTCCTCTTAACAGGTTGCCCCCCACAAAACTACACTAAAGCTGATGGCTCTGTTGAGTCCCCACGAAAAATAAACCCGAGGATTTCGCTGGAAACAGAAAGAATCGTGCTTAAAGCATTAAGTTTTGACCCCTCCAAACGTTACCAGATTGCAGAGGATATGATACGGGAAATCCAAGGCCAATGTGTCTCCCAGGGCAGTGCTCACGTTTTCTGCAGAGGAACAAAATATGAGCTCTCAAGAAGACTTGGTATTGGGCGTTCGACTTCTTGTGAAATCGCCATTAGTGACACCATGGGTTTTGTTTCAAAACGTCATGCAGAAGTTTTCCCTGACCAAGGAAGATACTGGATTGAAGACACACAAAGCACAAACGGCACCTTCTTGTACCGTAACGGTGTTTTCCAAAGAATCCAAAGAAGCGAACTTCATGACGGCGATTTGATAGCGTTGTGCTATAAAAAAGATAAAGGACCCTACATAACCC
This is a stretch of genomic DNA from Candidatus Bathyarchaeota archaeon. It encodes these proteins:
- a CDS encoding protein kinase gives rise to the protein MGKLYCGRSSTGSKVVIKEPIRKGDADDAIRIEKLKVEGESLSKVSHKNIVRFVDCREEPNNYYLIIDFIPGKTMKDAYWRNPTNENEAKQHAVTILQALGYLHNMNIIHRDVKPQNVLLPNDKPVMIDFGGAKYGYMQLPLTFGDTVVGTPGWTAPEQMHGITAPRCDLYGVGAIMFFLLTGCPPQNYTKADGSVESPRKINPRISLETERIVLKALSFDPSKRYQIAEDMIREIQGQCVSQGSAHVFCRGTKYELSRRLGIGRSTSCEIAISDTMGFVSKRHAEVFPDQGRYWIEDTQSTNGTFLYRNGVFQRIQRSELHDGDLIALCYKKDKGPYITLTFKKGIN